In Ctenopharyngodon idella isolate HZGC_01 chromosome 1, HZGC01, whole genome shotgun sequence, a single genomic region encodes these proteins:
- the radil gene encoding ras-associating and dilute domain-containing protein isoform X4, translating to MFYGSSSASMSLPSKNRLKRQSRTFTQVLYRTLSYRDRRSVTDLPEQVRDDPAELSTQSSAPGVLKIFGDEISAGANYKSVLATPRSSAQELIKEALERYSLNKASACSYVLCDVIGRFEGPERRWRTECLRALGNNEKPLLLQDLWKPKEGYSRRFELRRRAEVEELAAKEKDTVTADINAQARKLQRNRAKGTMTLQHGSSFCRSLSETSLNLVGLPGEEPKRYYSTLPGPIRTRSTRDAEIRKDGGGVKHSLYQSPHLLLLQGYNQQDCLVYLLNREQHTVGQETASARPNICLSSPDVLPLHCRIRRAVQRRSSSDQRLLLEPVAHGNVLVNFMRIERPTPLRHGDLLSFGAHYIFLYKDPLSAKPLPAQTLTRLRALARLCDSESGGVPEKGEACRMCGAVLHEPVASRRSSKAPARGAQKRKLALEFERAHEDALVNRVLTLIEPSGDDHKLTPAYLLCLCIKHSANTFPPGSFGKLLLKIAKRIQTIAWEKTKELAQKQAQHQDPASLSLLSISDLVPDLQFIFFWMSNAIEILYFIQQKSPAYMQTIELMDDKAGSKESLLSATISANEEAMTILEEVIMYTFQQCVYYITKTLYVVMPGLLDCNPFGTESSSEQCRRAAGVCVCAVCVMPEAVRRVVSVFQTTSDLLQQYQVHSEIQSQMFAYLFFFTNVSLFNQLIDKGPARGWFQRSRVLQIQASVKMLMDWAKGAGHNHLAQKFFAKFCSAVSILATPPQQLSQVTPISWKSLCAEHPSLKPVQLHRILTQYQLMAELGPLPIWQPSSEDEAYIYRTVDLLESFENHPPIVLPSAGFKVDLESDCVEDSIYRQLLYVRHFLWGLRTKTHPSNGCSDRQEAQREPPQPHSNSHPAPPLRGEGEGEVRGSSAGLGGRGEGAGAEERPRDKPPHSIHHRNGTSIRYANQTQATDSSCILTPPNTPLYPEHTYIHSNTQSNPVHYPEHASQEHTHTHSHTKSNGCMRSTPEHKKINGFISNGIEGPLSGCGFPFPVPVSHLGPNSDDICSVFVVDLDKGPYGLGMGLIDGLHTPLNSPGIYIRTLIPDGPAAADGRLCIGDRILAVNGTSLIGADYQSAVDLIRLGGGRLRFLVAKSDLEVSEKISASSC from the exons ATGTTCTACGGTTCCTCATCTGCCAGCATGTCTCTGCCATCCAAGAACCGCCTGAAGCGCCAGAGTCGCACTTTTACGCAGGTTCTGTACCGGACACTGAGTTATCGGGATCGTCGCTCTGTGACCGACCTACCTGAGCAGGTACGGGACGATCCAGCTGAGCTTTCCACCCAGTCATCTGCACCAGGTGTGCTGAAGATATTTGGTGATGAAATCAGCGCTGGCGCTAACTACAAAAGCGTCCTTGCCACACCTCGTTCCAGCGCCCAAGAGTTGATCAAAGAGGCGCTTGAGCGCTACTCTCTAAACAAGGCCTCGGCCTGTAGCTATGTGTTATGTGACGTGATTGGACGGTTCGAGGGCCCAGAGCGACGGTGGCGGACTGAATGTCTTCGGGCGCTCGGGAACAACGAAAAGCCCCTCCTCTTGCAGGACCTCTGGAAGCCAAAGGAGGGTTACTCTCGTCGCTTTGAGCTCAGACGAAGAGCTGAGGTCGAGGAACTGGCAGCAAAAGAGAAGGACACAGTCACTGCAG ATATCAATGCTCAAGCGAGGAAGCTACAAAGAAACCGTGCTAAAGGAACAATGACACTCCAGCATGGCTCCTCATTTTGCCGCAGCCTCAGTGAAACCAGCCTTAACTTGGTGGGACTGCCTGGTGAGGAACCTAAGAGGTACTACTCCACCCTCCCAGGGCCAATCAGAACACGCTCCACACGGGACGCTGAGATCCGTAAAGATGGTGGAGGAGTTAAACACTCTCTCTACCAATCTCCACACTTGCTGCTCCTTCAAGGGTACAACCAACAG GATTGCCTGGTTTACCTGTTGAATCGAGAGCAACACACAGTTGGTCAGGAAACAGCATCAGCACGGCCAAATATCTGCCTGTCATCTCCGGATGTGCTTCCACTTCACTGCCGAATACGTCGTGCTGTGCAACGGCGTTCTTCCTCGGACCAGCGGTTACTCCTGGAACCTGTCGCCCATGGCAATGTTCTGGTTAACTTCATGCGTATTGAGCGGCCCACTCCACTACGTCATGGGGATTTGCTGTCCTTTGGTGCTCATTACATCTTCCTGTACAAAGACCCGCTGAGTGCGAAACCTCTTCCTGCCCAGACTCTCACTCGACTCCGGGCGCTGGCCCGACTCTGCGACAGCGAGTCGGGGGGTGTGCCTGAGAAAGGAGAGGCATGTCGTATGTGTGGAGCTGTATTACATGAACCAGTGGCGTCTCGGCGCAGCTCTAAGGCTCCGGCGCGAGGTGCACAGAAACGAAAGCTTGCATTGGAATTTGAGCGGGCTCACGAGGACGCGCTGGTGAACCGGGTGCTGACACTTATTGAGCCGAGCGGGGATGACCACAAGCTGACACCAGCATATTTGCTTTGTCTATGCATCAAGCACTCAGCTAATACATTTCCACCTGGCAGCTTCGGTAAACTACTGCTGAAAATTGCCAAGAGGATTCAGACCATAGCATGG GAGAAGACAAAGGAGTTGGCACAGAAGCAAGCTCAGCA TCAAGATCCTGCCTCCCTGTCTCTGCTCAGCATCTCAGACCTAGTACCTGATCTCCAGTTCATTTTCTTCTGGATGTCCAATGCCATCgaaatactgtattttatccAGCAGAAGTCTCCTGCGTACATGCAGACTATTGAGCTGATGGACGATAAAG CAGGATCTAAAGAATCTCTCCTCTCAGCAACAATATCAGCAAACGAAGAGGCGATGACCATACTAGAGGAAGTGATCATGTACACCTTTCAGCAGTGTGTCTACTACATCACTAAG ACTTTGTACGTTGTGATGCCAGGCCTGTTGGACTGTAACCCGTTTGGGACGGAGTCTTCATCAGAGCAGTGCCGGCGCGCtgctggagtgtgtgtgtgtgctgtgtgtgtgatgcCAGAGGCGGTTCGCAGGGTGGTGAGTGTGTTTCAGACTACATCAGACCTGCTGCAACAGTACCAGGTTCATTCAGAGATTCAGAGTCAAATGTTCGCCTACCTCTTCTTCTTCACCAATGTCTCACTCTTCAATCAACTCATCGATAAAG GCCCCGCACGCGGCTGGTTTCAGCGTTCTCGGGTCCTGCAGATCCAGGCTAGTGTGAAGATGCTGATGGACTGGGCTAAAGGGGCGGGGCATAATCATCTCGCACAGAAATTCTTTGCCAAGTTCTGTAGTGCAGTGAGCATCCTGGCCACGCCCCCACAACAGCTTTCACAGGTAACGCCG ATCAGTTGGAAATCTTTGTGTGCCGAGCATCCGTCCCTGAAGCCTGTCCAGCTACACAGAATCCTCACACAGTACCAGCTCATGGCTGAGCTCGGCCCTTTACCAATCTGGCAACCCAGCAGTGAAGATGAGGCCTATATCTACAGAACAG TTGATCTACTGGAGAGTTTTGAGAACCACCCTCCTATTGTGCTGCCGAGTGCTGGATTTAAGGTGGACCTGGAGAGTGATTGTGTGGAGGACAGTATATACCGCCAGCTGCTTTACGTTCGTCACTTCCTGTGGGGCCTTCGCACCAAGACCCATCCTTCTAATGGCTGCTCAGACCGGCAGGAAGCTCag CGTGAGCCTCCTCAGCCTCACTCCAATTCACATCCAGCACCTCCTCTGCGTGGGGAGGGAGAAGGGGAGGTGCGGGGCTCCTCCGCGGGGCTCGGAGGAAGGGGAGAGGGAGCGGGAGCTGAGGAACGACCCCGAGACAAACCACCACACAGCATTCACCACAGAAACGGGACCAGCATCCGTTACGCCAACCAAACCCAAGCGACAGACTCTTCCTGTATACTGACTCCACCAAACACGCCCCTCTATCCGGAACACACGTATATACACTCCAACACACAGTCCAATCCAGTCCACTACCCTGAGCATGCTTCACAagagcacacacatacacactctcacacaaagTCCAATGGTTGCATGCGTTCAACTCCAGAGCACAAGAAAATCAATGGCTTCATCAGCAATGGCATTGAAG GCCCTTTGAGTGGTTGTGGTTTTCCTTTCCCTGTCCCTGTCTCTCATCTGGGCCCAAACTCTGATGATATCTGTTCCGTCTTTGTAGTGGATCTGGATAAAGGACCATACGGCCTGGGAATGGGACTTATCGATGGACTT CACACCCCTCTGAACTCTCCTGGAATCTACATCAGGACACTGATTCCAGATGGACCGGCTGCTGCAGATGGGCGACTTTGCATTGGTGACAGAATcctggcagtgaatgggaccagtCTCATTGGAGCAGACTATCAGAG TGCTGTGGATTTGATTCGTCTGGGTGGAGGACGGCTCCGGTTTCTTGTCGCCAAATCAGATCTTGAAGTATCAGAGAAGATCAGTGCCTCTTCCTGCTGA
- the radil gene encoding ras-associating and dilute domain-containing protein isoform X3, with protein MFYGSSSASMSLPSKNRLKRQSRTFTQVLYRTLSYRDRRSVTDLPEQVRDDPAELSTQSSAPGVLKIFGDEISAGANYKSVLATPRSSAQELIKEALERYSLNKASACSYVLCDVIGRFEGPERRWRTECLRALGNNEKPLLLQDLWKPKEGYSRRFELRRRAEVEELAAKEKDTVTAGTHTNSPVLSSTLSRSGHGRCHRSSPRGWRLIQPCTTIVKDINAQARKLQRNRAKGTMTLQHGSSFCRSLSETSLNLVGLPGEEPKRYYSTLPGPIRTRSTRDAEIRKDGGGVKHSLYQSPHLLLLQGYNQQDCLVYLLNREQHTVGQETASARPNICLSSPDVLPLHCRIRRAVQRRSSSDQRLLLEPVAHGNVLVNFMRIERPTPLRHGDLLSFGAHYIFLYKDPLSAKPLPAQTLTRLRALARLCDSESGGVPEKGEACRMCGAVLHEPVASRRSSKAPARGAQKRKLALEFERAHEDALVNRVLTLIEPSGDDHKLTPAYLLCLCIKHSANTFPPGSFGKLLLKIAKRIQTIAWEKTKELAQKQAQHQDPASLSLLSISDLVPDLQFIFFWMSNAIEILYFIQQKSPAYMQTIELMDDKAGSKESLLSATISANEEAMTILEEVIMYTFQQCVYYITKTLYVVMPGLLDCNPFGTESSSEQCRRAAGVCVCAVCVMPEAVRRVVSVFQTTSDLLQQYQVHSEIQSQMFAYLFFFTNVSLFNQLIDKGPARGWFQRSRVLQIQASVKMLMDWAKGAGHNHLAQKFFAKFCSAVSILATPPQQLSQVTPISWKSLCAEHPSLKPVQLHRILTQYQLMAELGPLPIWQPSSEDEAYIYRTVDLLESFENHPPIVLPSAGFKVDLESDCVEDSIYRQLLYVRHFLWGLRTKTHPSNGCSDRQEAQREPPQPHSNSHPAPPLRGEGEGEVRGSSAGLGGRGEGAGAEERPRDKPPHSIHHRNGTSIRYANQTQATDSSCILTPPNTPLYPEHTYIHSNTQSNPVHYPEHASQEHTHTHSHTKSNGCMRSTPEHKKINGFISNGIEVDLDKGPYGLGMGLIDGLHTPLNSPGIYIRTLIPDGPAAADGRLCIGDRILAVNGTSLIGADYQSAVDLIRLGGGRLRFLVAKSDLEVSEKISASSC; from the exons ATGTTCTACGGTTCCTCATCTGCCAGCATGTCTCTGCCATCCAAGAACCGCCTGAAGCGCCAGAGTCGCACTTTTACGCAGGTTCTGTACCGGACACTGAGTTATCGGGATCGTCGCTCTGTGACCGACCTACCTGAGCAGGTACGGGACGATCCAGCTGAGCTTTCCACCCAGTCATCTGCACCAGGTGTGCTGAAGATATTTGGTGATGAAATCAGCGCTGGCGCTAACTACAAAAGCGTCCTTGCCACACCTCGTTCCAGCGCCCAAGAGTTGATCAAAGAGGCGCTTGAGCGCTACTCTCTAAACAAGGCCTCGGCCTGTAGCTATGTGTTATGTGACGTGATTGGACGGTTCGAGGGCCCAGAGCGACGGTGGCGGACTGAATGTCTTCGGGCGCTCGGGAACAACGAAAAGCCCCTCCTCTTGCAGGACCTCTGGAAGCCAAAGGAGGGTTACTCTCGTCGCTTTGAGCTCAGACGAAGAGCTGAGGTCGAGGAACTGGCAGCAAAAGAGAAGGACACAGTCACTGCAG GGACCCACACAAACTCCCCTGTGCTATCTTCAACCTTGAGTAGAAGCGGGCATGGTAGATGCCATCGGAGCTCCCCCCGGGGCTGGCGTTTGATACAGCCCTGTACAACTATTGTAAAAG ATATCAATGCTCAAGCGAGGAAGCTACAAAGAAACCGTGCTAAAGGAACAATGACACTCCAGCATGGCTCCTCATTTTGCCGCAGCCTCAGTGAAACCAGCCTTAACTTGGTGGGACTGCCTGGTGAGGAACCTAAGAGGTACTACTCCACCCTCCCAGGGCCAATCAGAACACGCTCCACACGGGACGCTGAGATCCGTAAAGATGGTGGAGGAGTTAAACACTCTCTCTACCAATCTCCACACTTGCTGCTCCTTCAAGGGTACAACCAACAG GATTGCCTGGTTTACCTGTTGAATCGAGAGCAACACACAGTTGGTCAGGAAACAGCATCAGCACGGCCAAATATCTGCCTGTCATCTCCGGATGTGCTTCCACTTCACTGCCGAATACGTCGTGCTGTGCAACGGCGTTCTTCCTCGGACCAGCGGTTACTCCTGGAACCTGTCGCCCATGGCAATGTTCTGGTTAACTTCATGCGTATTGAGCGGCCCACTCCACTACGTCATGGGGATTTGCTGTCCTTTGGTGCTCATTACATCTTCCTGTACAAAGACCCGCTGAGTGCGAAACCTCTTCCTGCCCAGACTCTCACTCGACTCCGGGCGCTGGCCCGACTCTGCGACAGCGAGTCGGGGGGTGTGCCTGAGAAAGGAGAGGCATGTCGTATGTGTGGAGCTGTATTACATGAACCAGTGGCGTCTCGGCGCAGCTCTAAGGCTCCGGCGCGAGGTGCACAGAAACGAAAGCTTGCATTGGAATTTGAGCGGGCTCACGAGGACGCGCTGGTGAACCGGGTGCTGACACTTATTGAGCCGAGCGGGGATGACCACAAGCTGACACCAGCATATTTGCTTTGTCTATGCATCAAGCACTCAGCTAATACATTTCCACCTGGCAGCTTCGGTAAACTACTGCTGAAAATTGCCAAGAGGATTCAGACCATAGCATGG GAGAAGACAAAGGAGTTGGCACAGAAGCAAGCTCAGCA TCAAGATCCTGCCTCCCTGTCTCTGCTCAGCATCTCAGACCTAGTACCTGATCTCCAGTTCATTTTCTTCTGGATGTCCAATGCCATCgaaatactgtattttatccAGCAGAAGTCTCCTGCGTACATGCAGACTATTGAGCTGATGGACGATAAAG CAGGATCTAAAGAATCTCTCCTCTCAGCAACAATATCAGCAAACGAAGAGGCGATGACCATACTAGAGGAAGTGATCATGTACACCTTTCAGCAGTGTGTCTACTACATCACTAAG ACTTTGTACGTTGTGATGCCAGGCCTGTTGGACTGTAACCCGTTTGGGACGGAGTCTTCATCAGAGCAGTGCCGGCGCGCtgctggagtgtgtgtgtgtgctgtgtgtgtgatgcCAGAGGCGGTTCGCAGGGTGGTGAGTGTGTTTCAGACTACATCAGACCTGCTGCAACAGTACCAGGTTCATTCAGAGATTCAGAGTCAAATGTTCGCCTACCTCTTCTTCTTCACCAATGTCTCACTCTTCAATCAACTCATCGATAAAG GCCCCGCACGCGGCTGGTTTCAGCGTTCTCGGGTCCTGCAGATCCAGGCTAGTGTGAAGATGCTGATGGACTGGGCTAAAGGGGCGGGGCATAATCATCTCGCACAGAAATTCTTTGCCAAGTTCTGTAGTGCAGTGAGCATCCTGGCCACGCCCCCACAACAGCTTTCACAGGTAACGCCG ATCAGTTGGAAATCTTTGTGTGCCGAGCATCCGTCCCTGAAGCCTGTCCAGCTACACAGAATCCTCACACAGTACCAGCTCATGGCTGAGCTCGGCCCTTTACCAATCTGGCAACCCAGCAGTGAAGATGAGGCCTATATCTACAGAACAG TTGATCTACTGGAGAGTTTTGAGAACCACCCTCCTATTGTGCTGCCGAGTGCTGGATTTAAGGTGGACCTGGAGAGTGATTGTGTGGAGGACAGTATATACCGCCAGCTGCTTTACGTTCGTCACTTCCTGTGGGGCCTTCGCACCAAGACCCATCCTTCTAATGGCTGCTCAGACCGGCAGGAAGCTCag CGTGAGCCTCCTCAGCCTCACTCCAATTCACATCCAGCACCTCCTCTGCGTGGGGAGGGAGAAGGGGAGGTGCGGGGCTCCTCCGCGGGGCTCGGAGGAAGGGGAGAGGGAGCGGGAGCTGAGGAACGACCCCGAGACAAACCACCACACAGCATTCACCACAGAAACGGGACCAGCATCCGTTACGCCAACCAAACCCAAGCGACAGACTCTTCCTGTATACTGACTCCACCAAACACGCCCCTCTATCCGGAACACACGTATATACACTCCAACACACAGTCCAATCCAGTCCACTACCCTGAGCATGCTTCACAagagcacacacatacacactctcacacaaagTCCAATGGTTGCATGCGTTCAACTCCAGAGCACAAGAAAATCAATGGCTTCATCAGCAATGGCATTGAAG TGGATCTGGATAAAGGACCATACGGCCTGGGAATGGGACTTATCGATGGACTT CACACCCCTCTGAACTCTCCTGGAATCTACATCAGGACACTGATTCCAGATGGACCGGCTGCTGCAGATGGGCGACTTTGCATTGGTGACAGAATcctggcagtgaatgggaccagtCTCATTGGAGCAGACTATCAGAG TGCTGTGGATTTGATTCGTCTGGGTGGAGGACGGCTCCGGTTTCTTGTCGCCAAATCAGATCTTGAAGTATCAGAGAAGATCAGTGCCTCTTCCTGCTGA